A section of the Primulina eburnea isolate SZY01 chromosome 1, ASM2296580v1, whole genome shotgun sequence genome encodes:
- the LOC140826783 gene encoding uncharacterized protein, with amino-acid sequence MGIVEVGFPAWLPTTLSQSTVTKFSGKANMVSLSLISLSSVSMLLSPSLTPLTTCNYPLLNRKCIRSHFSSSFRFHPNSISHFSSMPINGDEFAGSRNDSDGLGESSTDNDEGAHHRHELCRESSAALPERWHVLGLGQAMVDFSGVVDYDFLHRLELEKGSRKVVNHEERGRILQAMDGRSYMAAAGGSLSNSLVALARLGRQPIGGPALNVAMVGSVGSDPLGGFYRSKLRRANVNFLSAPVKDGTTGTVIVLTTPDAQRTMLSYQGTSSRVNYDPSLASLISKTSILIVEGYLFEFPDTIKTITMACEEARRCGAFVAITASDVTCIEKHYDDFWNIMANYADIIFANSDEARTFCDFSSKESPVSATRYLSHFVPYVSVTDGPRGSYIGVKGEAVYIPPSHCVPVDTCGAGDAYASGILYGILRGIYDLRDMGKLAAKLASVVVSQQGTRLKVHDAIRLAESFAFHHESSTIFSDVGSDQISSL; translated from the exons ATGGGAATTGTGGAAGTCGGCTTCCCCGCTTGGCTGCCCACGACTCTCTCTCAATCTACTGTAACTAAATTTTCGGGCAAGGCAAATATGGTGTCTCTCTCTCTCATCTCCTTATCCTCAGTTTCCATGCTTTTATCTCCATCCCTCACTCCTCTTACCACATGCAACTATCCCCTTCTCAACCGTAAATGTATTCGTTCCCACTTTTCTTCATCCTTTCGTTTTCATCCCAATTCAatttctcatttttcttctATGCCGATTAATGGAGATGAATTTGCGGGCAGCAGAAATGACTCTGATGGGTTAGGAGAATCTAGTACGGACAACGACGAAGGAGCCCATCACCGCCATGAATTATGCAGGGAGTCTTCTGCCGCCCTTCCTGAAAGATGGCATGTTTTGGGGCTCGGCCAGGCCATG GTCGATTTTTCTGGCGTGGTTGACTATGATTTTCTGCATAGACTTGAATTAGAGAAGGGCTCGAGGAAAGTAGTGAATCATGAAGAAAGGGGAAGAATTTTGCAGGCTATGGATGGACGAAGCTACATGGCTGCAGCTGGTGGTTCTCTTTCAAATAGTTTGGTGGCCTTGGCCAGGCTTGGCAGGCAACCTATTGGAGGCCCAGCGCTAAATGTTGCTATGGTTGGCAGTGTTGGAAGTGATCCTTTAGGTGGATTCTATAG ATCTAAACTTCGGCGAGCAAATGTGAATTTCCTTTCTGCACCGGTGAAGGATGGGACTACTGGAACAGTCATTGTTTTGACAACTCCTGATGCTCAACGGACAATGCTTTCATACCAG GGTACATCTTCAAGGGTAAATTATGATCCCTCCTTGGCCAGCTTGATTTCCAAAACTAGTATATTAATCGTTGAAGGATACTTGTTTGAATTTCCTGACACAATCAAAACAATTACCATGGCGTGTGAGGAGGCCCGAAGGTGTGGTGCTTTTGTTGCCATCACAGCATCAGATGTCACGTGCATTGAGAAACATTATGATGATTTCTG GAATATAATGGCAAACTATGCCGACATTATCTTTGCAAACAGCGACGAAGCAAGAACTTTTTGtgatttttcttcaaaagaaagcCCTGTTTCGGCCACAAGGTACCTGAGCCATTTTGTTCCATATGTTTCGGTGACAGATGGTCCTAGAGGCTCTTATATTGGTGTGAAGGGGGAAGCTGTTTACATCCCGCCTTCACATTGTGTTCCAGTGGATACCTGTGGAGCAGGGGATGCTTATGCATCTGGAATATTGTATGGTATATTACGCGGCATATATGATTTGAGAGATATGGGTAAACTAGCTGCTAAACTTGCATCTGTGGTAGTTTCACAACAAGGAACGCGGTTGAAGGTACACGATGCTATAAGGTTGGCTGAGTCATTTGCATTCCATCATGAAAGCTCCACAATCTTCTCAGATGTAGGTTCCGATCAAATTTCCAGCTTATAA